In Haliotis asinina isolate JCU_RB_2024 unplaced genomic scaffold, JCU_Hal_asi_v2 scaffold_17, whole genome shotgun sequence, a single genomic region encodes these proteins:
- the LOC137269844 gene encoding sucrase-isomaltase, intestinal-like: MTADAVTGSSTAKRKIAFAFFLIVCLAISLTVGLVLHFNKEKENSPVSSLGERSDVIVDCHPESDGTEEKCKDRGCLWSPVSDKGAPWCKFPAGYGYRMVGDVMDTPMGMRVELERTSHPQYLTRSASFDNIYLDVDFHTDSRLRLRFYPKNDSRWEIPDSVLNITSPSKASETTRLYNVTIVDTPVFGVIITRVSNNQTIFNTSLPGFIYSGQYLQLTTRLASSNVYGFGEHNHRQLRHDLSWKTWSIFTRDVAPVDEWNLYGAHPTYMNVEDDGSAHMVFLKNSNAMEVFLQPSPHPAITFRTIGGVLDFYIFLGSSPGEAVQQYTAAIGRPVMPPYWTLGFHLCRWGYTNISDLRMVIDRNREIGIPYDAQWADLEYMFNKFVFSYNRETFPGLPDLVRDLHDHDQKFVVIVDPGLGNDPNISSLIKHNSPGYDVFDDGSREGVLVMNPNNSGPIVAEVWPGTTGYPDFTNPDTEAWWEKWARYFHDNESIEFDSLWIDMNEPASFVPGSVDGCENNKWNYPPYTPNILGRGEDGRMYDKTLCMDAIQHLGSHYDVHSLYAHTQAIQTYNALKNIFPGKRPWTMTRSSYAGTGKYATKWMGDNQSRWEQMKWSIVGILEFGLFGFSLNGADICGFWYEAEYEMCVRWHQLGAFYPFARNHNALGDAPDFFKPQDPAAWDARFVRLAKEALITRYKLLPYLYTLMHNAHARGDTVMRPLLFEFPNDPVCLSVDEQFLLGPALLVSPVLNKGQTTVKAYFPEGRWYDYFQGETVAVNKDYLDLDTPLEKFNLHVRGGHVIPWQVPASTTNSSRKNKMGAIVALDKEGRAEGELFWDDGESIDTYETDQYLLIKFRMPKYGELHVVQTGSVSVFPPPPPLNQLDIYGLQTIPLSVSLDGHVVPVDNIRQSYAITSLLNLNMTLTSNHTITWT, encoded by the exons ATGACTGCCGATGCTGTTACTGGGAGTTCCACGGCCAAGAGGAAAATTGCCTTTGCCTTTTTCTTGATTGTGTGTTTGGCTATCTCGCTGACTGTGGGGCTCGTCTTGCATTTCAACAAGGAAAAGGAAAATTCACCAGT TTCCAGCTTAGGCGAGCGCTCTGATGTCATCGTTGATTGTCACCCAGAGTCTGACGGTACAGAGGAGAAGTGCAAGGACAGGGG CTGCTTATGGTCTCCGGTATCTGACAAGGGCGCCCCCTGGTGTAAATTCCCCGCCGGATATGGCTACAGAATGGTGGGTGACGTGATGGACACACCAATGGGCATGCGCGTGGAACTGGAGCGCACATCGCATCCTCAGTATCTCACCCGCTCGGCGTCTTTCGATAATATATACCTCGACGTGGACTTCCACACCGACTCCCGCCTTAGATTAAGG TTCTATCCCAAGAACGACTCCAGATGGGAGATACCCGATAGCGTCCTGAACATAACGTCTCCCAGCAAGGCCAGCGAGACGACACGGCTGTACAATGTAACCATCGTGGATACTCCAGTGTTTGGCGTTATCATCACCCGGGTGTCCAACAACCAGACAAT ATTCAACACCTCCCTGCCAGGGTTTATCTACTCCGGCCAGTACCTGCAGCTGACTACGAGACTGGCGTCCAGCAACGTATACGGCTTCGGTGAACACAACCATCGCCAACTCCGTCATGACCTGTCCTGGAAGACGTGGAGCATCTTCACCCGAGATGTGGCGCCTGTT GACGAGTGGAACCTGTACGGCGCTCACCCCACCTACATGAACGTGGAGGACGACGGTAGTGCCCACATGGTCTTCCTCAAGAACAGCAACGCCATGG AGGTGTTCCTGCAGCCATCTCCACATCCAGCCATCACTTTTAGAACCATCGGCGGCGTCCTCGACTTCTACATCTTCCTCGGGTCCTCCCCCGGGGAGGCGGTTCAACAGTACACGGCG GCTATCGGTAGGCCTGTTATGCCCCCTTACTGGACGCTGGGCTTCCACCTCTGCCGCTGGGGCTACACCAACATCAGCGACCTGAGGATGGTCATCGACCGGAACAGGGAAATCGGGATACCATAT GACGCTCAGTGGGCCGACCTGGAATATATGTTTAACAAGTTCGTCTTCAGCTACAACCGCGAGACCTTCCCGGGACTCCCCGATCTTGTGCGTGACCTTCATGACCACGACCAGAAGTTTGTTGTCATCGTG GATCCAGGTTTGGGCAACGACCCAAACATCAGCAGCCTCATAAAACACAACAGTCCAGGTTACGACGTATTCGACGATGGTTCCAGAGAGGGAGTGCTGGTGATGAATCCGAACAACTCCGGTCCCATCGTAGCCGAA GTGTGGCCAGGCACTACCGGGTACCCCGATTTCACAAACCCGGATACAGAGGCTTGGTGGGAGAAGTGGGCGCGGTATTTCCATGACAACGAGAGTATCGAGTTTGATTCCCTCTGGATC GACATGAACGAACCTGCAAGTTTTGTCCCCGGATCTGTAGACGGCTGTGAGAACAACAAGTGGAACTACCCGCCATACACCCCAA ATATCCTGGGTCGAGGGGAGGACGGGCGCATGTATGACAAGACTCTCTGTATGGATGCCATACAACATCTCGGCAGCCACTACGACGTACACAGTTTGTATGCCCACACACAGGCCATACAGACATACAA TGCTCTGAAGAACATATTCCCCGGCAAGCGGCCTTGGACGATGACCCGTTCATCCTATGCGGGGACAGGGAAGTATGCTACAAAGTGGATGGGGGACAACCAGTCTCGCTGGGAACAGATGAAGTGGTCCATTGTGG GAATCCTAGAGTTCGGTCTTTTCGGGTTTTCCTTG AACGGCGCCGACATCTGCGGGTTTTGGTACGAGGCGGAGTACGAGATGTGCGTCAGGTGGCATCAGCTGGGCGCTTTCTACCCATTCGCCCGCAACCACAACGCTCTGGGGGACGCTCCTGACTTCTTCAAG CCACAAGACCCCGCTGCCTGGGACGCCCGATTCGTCCGTCTTGCCAAAGAGGCACTTATCACCCGCTACAAGCTGCTACCCTACCTGTACACCCTCATGCACAATGCGCATGCGCGGGGAGACACTGTCATGAGGCCCCTCCTTTTCGA GTTCCCTAACGACCCTGTCTGTCTGAGTGTTGATGAACAATTCCTACTGGGACCTGCACTGCTGGTGTCTCCAGTCCTAAACAAG GGGCAGACAACCGTGAAAGCATATTTCCCAGAAGGCCGTTGGTATGACTACTTCCAG GGTGAAACGGTTGCGGTAAACAAGGATTACCTTGACCTTGACACGCCTTTGGAGAAGTTCAACCTTCACGTCAGGGGTGGTCACGTGATTCCATGGCAGGTGCCGGCTAGCACAACTAACTCAAG TCGAAAGAACAAGATGGGTGCCATTGTTGCCCTGGATAAAGAGGGTCGAGCAGAGGGCGAGCTGTTCTGGGATGATGGGGAATCAATAG ATACCTACGAAACAGACCAGTATTTATTGATCAAGTTCCGCATGCCCAAG TACGGTGAGCTACACGTGGTTCAGACAGGGTCTGTGTCAGTGTTCCCGCCGCCTCCGCCGTTAAACCAGCTGGACATCTACGGCCTCCAGACCATTCCACTGTCCGTCAGTCTGGACGGGCACGTGGTGCCCGTCGACAACATACGGCAGTCCTACGCG ATTACTTCGTTACTGAACCTGAACATGACCCTCACTAGCAACCACACTATCACGTGGACGTAG